The Psychrobacter sp. P11G3 genomic interval TATCACCGATGCGACTGGCATGGGTCAATATGCTCAAAGATTATGATGTGTTGAGTAAAGATCAGTTTAATCAGCAATGTCGACAATGCCTGATTATGATTTTTGATTCTGCATTTGAGAATATTGCGCTGTTTCAGCATTTGCTCGAAGACCGTCCTAGATTTAGTGACAGTATAGAAAACCAGTCATCATTGAATAATGGACTGGGCAATCTGATTACCGAAATACAAGAAGAATGGACAGAGATATTTATTCAGGGATTGCAGTTATCCAATCGTACTTGCGAGCGTAGTGCTGTCAATCTATGCGTCGATATGGCGGCGGCACAAGTACATGAGTTGATATTGGGCTGTCATCAGCAGCGTTACTCAAGACAACAAGCGATTGCCACCTTGAGTATCAGCTTTGATGCACTGTTCGCCAATTTTTTGCACGGAAGCAATACTAGTCAGTAATGATAATTAGCAAAAATTATTGTCATGAAATCTAGAACAAAAAAACACAACAGGGAGAGTGACTATGGCCACAACCACGGCTGCACCAACGTTAGGCGAAGCGCAAACGCATTTTAGAACTTGTACATTGTGCGAGGCAATGTGCGGCGTCGAAATAAAGCACGACGGCGAAAAAGTATTATCGATTAAAGGCGATAAAAATGACCCTTTTTCTCAAGGATATATTTGCCCGAAAGCCACGGCTTTGCAAGATTTGCATGAAGATCCTGACCGTTTACGTCAGCCAGTAGAGAGAACGGTAGACGGTTGGAAATCTATTAGTTGGCCAGAAGCGTTAGATAAAGTTGCTGCAGGTATTCAATCCATACAGCAAAAGTATGGTCAAAATGCGTTGGGTGTTTATCTAGGTAATCCTAACGTACATAACATGGGCGGTATGTTGACCATCAAACAACTGCTTACCAGTTTAAAGACACGCAGTCGTTTTTCTGCCACTTCTATCGACCAGCTGCCACATCATATTATTAGCATGCATCTGTTTGGTCACATGCTGCGTATTCCAGTTCCTGACGTCAATCACACGCAATACATGCTGATCATCGGTGGCAATCCACTGGCTTCCAACGGCAGTATCATGACTGCGCCCAACATGCGCCAAAAGCTAAAAGATATCAAAGCGCGCGATGGCAAGGTAGTAGTGGTTGATCCAAGACGTACCGAAACTGCCGACATCGCTAGTGAGCACCATTTTATTCGTCCAGCGACGGACGTACTGCTGCTATTAGCTATGTTGAATGAAATCTATACGCAGGGCTATGCAAAGCTCGATACTAGAGTGGCTACCTTGGCACCTGAGATCGATCGACTTGCTTTGTTTGCTGAACAATACACACCTGAGTCAGTGGCAGATATCACGGGTATTACCGCAGCCGAAATCAAACGTATCGTTAAAGAGTTTTGTGAAGCGGAAAGCTCAGTTTGTTATGGCCGTATGGGCATCTCAGTGCAAGAGTTTGGTTTGCTCAGCCAATATCTATCTATGGTCATCAATATCGTCACGGGTCGTTTAGATGAAGTGGGCGGACTCATGTTCCCAAATCCTGCTGTCGATGTTGTGAACAGCTCAGGCCCAGGCTATTTGGGTAAACGTCACAGCCGCGTCAGTAACTTGCCAGATTTTAATGGTGAGTATCCAGTGGTTGCGATGGCAGATGAGATGTTGGTCGAAGGGGAAG includes:
- a CDS encoding TetR/AcrR family transcriptional regulator, producing MNVLAQDLTGPVESKRELAKAKTRRALLKSALRLYSLEGAQGMSMNKVAKGAGIAQPSFYNHFESLEALQNELSAQLKDNYLSPMRLAWVNMLKDYDVLSKDQFNQQCRQCLIMIFDSAFENIALFQHLLEDRPRFSDSIENQSSLNNGLGNLITEIQEEWTEIFIQGLQLSNRTCERSAVNLCVDMAAAQVHELILGCHQQRYSRQQAIATLSISFDALFANFLHGSNTSQ
- a CDS encoding molybdopterin oxidoreductase family protein, coding for MATTTAAPTLGEAQTHFRTCTLCEAMCGVEIKHDGEKVLSIKGDKNDPFSQGYICPKATALQDLHEDPDRLRQPVERTVDGWKSISWPEALDKVAAGIQSIQQKYGQNALGVYLGNPNVHNMGGMLTIKQLLTSLKTRSRFSATSIDQLPHHIISMHLFGHMLRIPVPDVNHTQYMLIIGGNPLASNGSIMTAPNMRQKLKDIKARDGKVVVVDPRRTETADIASEHHFIRPATDVLLLLAMLNEIYTQGYAKLDTRVATLAPEIDRLALFAEQYTPESVADITGITAAEIKRIVKEFCEAESSVCYGRMGISVQEFGLLSQYLSMVINIVTGRLDEVGGLMFPNPAVDVVNSSGPGYLGKRHSRVSNLPDFNGEYPVVAMADEMLVEGEGQLKGFVTVAGNPVLSTPNGEKLDEALSQLEFMVSLDYFVTETSRHANIILPPVSPLERDHYDITFNGFAVHNVAKYSPALFDKTDDTKHDWEIYLGLADRLDKDAPEATQKERAATKAFGPKFLLEQGLKYGPHKEVTFEALVENPHGIDLGPLHRMLPEAIKHADKQIHLHVDFYQSDLARVKEMVQQYNSNEILLIGRRHVRSNNSWLHNSHRLVKGKSRCTLMLHPQTAAQHGIVDGQDVRVTSRVSSVVIAAEVTDELMPGVVSIPHGFGHGRKGVKQKIAQAHAGVSVNDLTDETLIDQLSGNAAVNGVPVQLEALDMDVDGLFAATETLAEGSLA